Proteins co-encoded in one Oreochromis aureus strain Israel breed Guangdong linkage group 3, ZZ_aureus, whole genome shotgun sequence genomic window:
- the LOC116318842 gene encoding deleted in malignant brain tumors 1 protein-like — MALQQLVCNLMILLFCKGTLTIRLTGSGSTRCSGRVEVYHDNIWGTVCDDGWDLNDAEVVCRQLNCGSALEAPPSAHFGAGTGQIWLDHVTCSGSESSLTECQHSGFGSNTCEHGQDAAVICSDLIRLAGSGSTRCSGRVEIFHNNIWGTISDYNWNLNDAEVVCRQLNCGSALQAPRTAHFGAGTGQIWLSDVTCSGNEGSLTECQHSGWGNNYYGHYYDVGVICSGLIRLAGSTRCSGRVEVYHNNSWGTVCDDGWDLNDAEVVCRQLNCGSALKVPTSAHFDAAVICSAVSVILTGSGSTRCSGRVEVYHNNSWGTVCDDGWDLNDVEVVCRELNCGSALEAPRSAHFGAGTGQIWLDHVTCSGNESSLTECQHSGFGSNTCEHGQDAAVICSAVSVILTGSGSTRCSGRVEVYHNNSWGTVCDDGWDLNDVEVVCRELNCGSALEAPRSAHFGAGTGQIWLDHVTCSGNESSLTECQHSGFGSNTCEHGQDAAVICSDLIRLAGSGSTRCSGRVEIFHNNIWGTISDYNWNLNDAEVVCRQLNCGSALGNPQFDHFGAATGQIWLSAVTCSGNEGSLTECQHSGWGNNYYGHYDDVGVICSGMIRLADSTRCSGRVEVYHNNSWGTVCDDGWDLNDAEVVCREFNCGSALKVPTSAHFGAGTGKIWLDHVTCSGNESSLTECQHSGFGSNTCERGQDAAVICSDLIRLAGSGSTRCSGRVEIFHNNIWGTISDYNWNLNDAEVVCRQLNCGSALQAPRTAHFGAGTGQIWLSAVTCSGNEGSLTECQHSGWGNNYYGHYYDVGVICSDLIRLAGSGSTRCSGRVEIFHNNIWGTISDYNWNLNDAEVVCRQLKCGSALGNPRFGHFGAATGQIWLSDVTCSGNESSLTECQHSGWGNNYYEDYYDVGVICSACGRAVENSGSGPWQVSINHNGQFWCGGSLITNQWVLTAASCISHNLTEVHLSCHTQSDLTSGEVSLTVEDIICHPAFNNSTYENDICLLKLSAPVTFTDYIQPICLASQNSTFYNGTSSWVTDFSETGNSSFPNILQEVNAPVVGNNECQCYYEGDKAITENMICAMLQARKDSCQGNPGGPLMTKTGFAWVQSGVVSTDDGCAQPVRPAVFTRVSEYQNWISDTVTGMKPNFVTFTSPGTDNDLYFTCPTLSPPTVPTTVPSTVLTTSSTDDSVFDSGENLTHFTHFASLSLFAVLLHVVVTSSGM; from the exons ATGGCTCTCCAACAGCTTGTGTGCAATCTGATGATCCTACTCTTTTGCAAAG GTACACTCACAATCAGATTAACTGGATCTGGATCGACTCGATGTTCTGGCAGGGTTGAAGTTTATCACGATAAcatctggggaacagtctgtgatgatggctgggacttaaatgatgctgaggtggtttgcagacagttaaactgtgggtcggcactAGAGGCTCCTCCatcagctcactttggtgcaggaactggacagatttggcttgatcatgtgacctgttcaggaagtgaaagttctctaactgagtgtcaacacagtggatttggatcaaacacatgtgaacatggtcaggatgctgctgtcatctgttcag ATCTGATCAGGTTGGCTGGGTCTGGATCAACTCGATGTTCTGGAAGAGTTGAAAtctttcacaataacatctggggAACAATCTCTGATTACAACTGgaacttaaatgatgctgaggtggtttgcagacagttaaactgtgggtcagCACTACAAGCTCCTCGAACAGCTCattttggtgcaggaactggacagatttggctcAGTGATGTGAcgtgttcaggaaatgaaggtTCTCTAACTGAATGTCAACACTCAGGATGGGGAAACAACTACTATGGACATTATTATGAtgttggtgtcatctgttcag GTCTGATCAGATTAGCTGGATCAACTCgatgttctggcagagttgaagtttatcacaataacagctggggaacagtctgtgatgatggctgggacttaaatgatgctgaggtggtttgcagacagttaaactgtgggtcggcactGAAAGTTCCTACatcagctcactttg atgctgctgtcatctgttcag ctgtgtccGTCATTTTAACTGGATCTGGATCAACTCgatgttctggcagagttgaagtttatcacaataacagctggggaacagtctgtgatgatggctgggacttaaatgatgttgaggtggtttgcagagagttaaactgtgggtcggcCCTGGAGGCTCCTCGatcagctcactttggtgcaggaactggacagatttggcttgatcatgtgacctgttcaggaaatgaaagttctctaactgagtgtcaacacagtggatttggatcaaacacatgtgaacatggtcaggatgctgctgtcatctgttcag ctgtgtccGTCATTTTAACTGGATCTGGATCGACTCgatgttctggcagagttgaagtttatcacaataacagctggggaacagtctgtgatgatggctgggacttaaatgatgttgaggtggtttgcagagagttaaactgtgggtcggcCCTGGAGGCTCCTCGatcagctcactttggtgcaggaactggacagatttggcttgatcatgtgacctgttcaggaaatgaaagttctctaactgagtgtcaacacagtggatttggatcaaacacatgtgaacatggtcaggatgctgctgtcatctgttcag ATCTGATCAGATTGGCTGGGTCTGGATCAACTCGATGTTCTGGAAGAGTTGAAAtctttcacaataacatctggggAACAATCTCTGATTACAACTGgaacttaaatgatgctgaggtggtttgcagacagttaaactgtgggtcggcactAGGGAATCCCCAATTTGATCACTTTGGTGCAGcaactggacagatttggctcAGTGCTGTGAcgtgttcaggaaatgaaggtTCTCTAACTGAATGTCAACACTCAGGATGGGGAAACAACTACTATGGACATTatgatgatgttggtgtcatctgttcag GTATGATCAGATTAGCTGATTCAACTCgatgttctggcagagttgaagtttatcacaataacagctggggaacagtctgtgatgatggctgggacttaaatgatgctgaggtggtttgcagagagTTCAACTGTGGGTCGGCACTGAAAGTTCCTACatcagctcactttggtgcaggaactggaaagatttggcttgatcatgtgacctgttcaggaaatgaaagttctctaactgagtgtcaacacagtggatttggatcaaacacatgtgaacgtggtcaggatgctgctgtcatctgttcag ATCTGATCAGGTTGGCTGGGTCTGGATCAACTCGATGTTCTGGAAGAGTTGAAAtctttcacaataacatctggggAACAATCTCTGATTACAACTGgaacttaaatgatgctgaggtggtttgcagacagttaaactgtgggtcagCACTACAAGCTCCTCGAACAGCTCattttggtgcaggaactggacagatttggctcAGTGCTGTGAcgtgttcaggaaatgaaggtTCTCTAACTGAATGTCAACACTCAGGATGGGGAAACAACTACTATGGACATTATTATGAtgttggtgtcatctgttcag ATCTGATCAGGTTGGCTGGGTCTGGATCAACTCGATGTTCTGGAAGAGTTGAAAtctttcacaataacatctggggAACAATCTCTGATTACAACTGgaacttaaatgatgctgaggtggtttgcagacagttaaaatGTGGGTCGGCACTAGGGAATCCCCGATTTGGTCACTTTGGTGCAGcaactggacagatttggctcAGTGATGTGAcgtgttcaggaaatgaaagttctctaactgaatGTCAACACTCAGGATGGGGAAACAACTACTATGAAGATTATTATGAtgttggtgtcatctgttcag catgCGGCAGGGCTGTGGAAAACTCAGGAAGTGGGCCCTGGCAGGTCAGTATAAACCACAATGGACAGTTTTGGTGTGGAGGGTCCCTAATCACCAACCAGTGGGTGCTAACAGCTGCTTCCTGCATATCACA taACCTGACAGAGGTACATCTAAGCTGCCACACCCAGTCAGATTTAACCTCCGGCGAAGTGTCTTTGACAGTGGAAGATATCATCTGTCATCCTGCATTCAACAACAGCACGTATGAGAACGACATTTGTCTTCTGAAGCTGTCGGCTCCTGTAACTTTCACAGACTACATTCAGCCAATCTGCTTAGCCTCACAAAACAGCACTTTCTACAATGGGACCAGCAGCTGGGTCACTGATTTTAGTGAAACTG GTAACAGTTCCTTCCCAAACATCCTGCAGGAGGTAAATGCACCAGTGGTGGGAAACAATGAGTGCCAGTGCTACTATGAAGGCGACAAAGCAATCACAGAGAACATGATCTGTGCTATGCTTCAAGCAAGGAAAGATTCATGTCAG GGAAACCCAGGAGGACCTTTAATGACAAAGACAGGATTTGCGTGGGTCCAGAGTGGAGTTGTGAGTACTGATGATGGCTGCGCCCAACCTGTGAGACCTGCAGTCTTCACTCGTGTGTCGGAGTACCAGAATTGGATCAGTGACACCGTCACTGGAATGAAACCAAACTTTGTTACCTTCACTTCCCCGGGCACTGACAATGACTTATACTTCACCTGTCCAACACTGTCACCTCCCACTGTCCCCACCACTGTCCCTTCTACTGTCCTCACCACTTCCTCCACAGATGACAGTGTGTTTGACAGCGGTGAAAACCTCACCCACTTCACTCATTTTGCCTCACTCTCTCTTTTTGCTGTCTTGCTCCATGTAGTTGTTACAAGTAGTGGAATGTAA